AAGCCTTTGAAAATATTCACAATCTGGAGGTGAGATGGGGGATAAAGCATTGTCTCCAaagcatgaaaagaaaatatggaaattagTAAATTAGTAACCCTGTGCTAACTATAACACAACTGTTAAATATCAATGTTTCAATTTCAAGAATGAAATTAATAACTTATTTATAACAAACTTCAAAATGTATTCAAGTTATAAAGCTCCTTTCAAAATGTTTATGGCAAAAAAAATACTCTTAATGTGCTTTAATATATGTGATATGAGAGGGGAATGAAGTGCTTCAAAGTAGAAGTGTTTAGGGTCAAAacaaaggtttctttttttttttttttttttttgcctttttggtACCATGAGTCACAGATTGAactaggagcacttaaccactgactcacatccctagcccatttcatttttcattttgagatagggttttgctaagttgctcagagcttcattaaattgctgaagttggtcttgaacttgtgatcatcctgcctcagcctcctgagcagctgggattacaggcatgtgccctaccaccatgcctggccacaaAAGTTTTTAAGTGACTTTGTCTAAGTCCCCAAATTCCAATGCCATCCAAGGAAGGGAATGGGCTCTGATCATGGCTTAGATAAAATTTtaggaattaagaaaaaaaatagactatgCCATTGATTGTACAACTGAGTTTGTGGATTGAGGTGtaatcagcaaatatttactgagtggcTAATGTATGTGAGGTGCTGAGATAGAATGGAGCAGAGATGGAAGTTCCTGCCTTCATGGTGCTCATATTCTAAAGAGGGGAAACAGACTGAGATAAGCATTATAAAAGGAATAGGGTCGTGAGAGCATACAAAGGGAGAAAGTTGGGAGGAGGGGAACAGGCAACTTTAAGATACATCTAATCTCAAAGCCAAACCCTATGTGccttaatattattaaatagagTTTATTCCCCCATACCTATATAATGCATTAATCAACTgccttttaattcattttcttcctattatttGCCCAGCTCCTATGCAGAATAATTTTGGGGGAGCAAATGGATTAAGTATCCTTCATTTCTGCTGTCTCTTAactgtttctaaaatttttcattcctaaaaaattattcttatgaAGGTGTGGGTCTTTCCAGCCTCTGGAGAAACTGTGTTCAGTGGGTCTTCTTCTAGAAATCTCTGGCTCTGTTAGAGCCAGCTCTGGGACACACTAAGGGGCTTTACCTTACTCAAGGACCCCTCCACTTTGGTGGCAAGGAAAGATGTCAAAACGAAGAGGAAGCAAAGATGATATGATTAGGAAATCAGAATTCAGTCACAGGTTGGAATAATTTTTCTACCAGGATGAATAAAATGAAGCCACATGTAACAGCTTCCATTCCACAAACAAGCTGAAAACCATCTGAGCCCCTGGATTCTAAGTTTCTGTTGGAAATGATTTTGACAAACATAACTGCACCTCTCCTCTTGTTCTGCTTTTATGCTCTCCTTTGTAACCAGACTTGGTATCTCTACCTCTCGCATCCATTGTGGTAAAATAATTTCAGCACATGGGCTTAAGAAAGACTTCCTgatgctgagcatggtggcacatgcctgtaatcccagctacttgggagctggaggcaggaggatcccaagttccaggtcAATTTGAGCAATgtatgagaccctgactcaaaaactaaaaattaaaaaaaaaaaaaaaaagggtgggggtaaggatgtagtttagtagtagagtgcctgcctagcatgtgcaaggccctggatttgatcgccagcaccacacaaacacacacacacacacatacatacacacacacacacacacacacacacaacacaactCTATGATGTCATTTCTGGCTTTGCATGGCTTCATTTAGAAACTACCCCACTGAGCAATGAAGCTGGGAGAGCCTCGTGGAAAACTTGGCACTGAGCCTCGGCACCAGCAGCAGAGGGCTTGTGTTATGAAGGCAGCCAACAGCCAGGGAAGTAACAAagcaagaagaaataagaaaaacaagttgGTTTGGAAGAGCTCCACCCAAAACAAGTCTCTGCCCACCCGAAAGGCAATTTGCTGATTGCCACACAAGTTgtatgggatatatatatatatttttccccctGTGGCATAGAGCAATTACAATTTCTTTTTAACCAAAAGGAATGATATCATTCCCTAGCTTTCAAGTGTGGTCTTACAGCCAGATAGGATGACAAGGCATGAGACCCATACTACACTGCTTATGTGGCCCTGGGGAGGTAAAAAGCCACAAGTTTTAAGCCAAACCCTATGtgccttaataaaaaaaaatttaaaaaaaaaccctttcaaggTTTCTCTCCTATGGGTACCTAGATTATTTGTGAGTCTGGTTTTTAAAGCAAATAGTCCCTAGGCATACTATCACTGCTCTGCAGGACAAATTGCTGAACAGTCACAATGATGGGCAGTCAACCAACAGCAACTCTTCCCATCGGCCGCTCCCTTCATGTCCTGACCACCCCTGCTGGGCCGCAAGAGGAAATAAGAATACATCAGTACTGGGTACATCAGTCCATCATTTCTGGCAGGGGTTCAAGTTGGCTTCCTGGGAACTGGCAACAGTAGCAATGAGTAGGTACAAGGAAGCAAATGACAAAGTGAATAATGTTCTAACAAGATTTAGGAGCCTTAGCTTGTCTGGCTGCTTCTTGCATACTGGCCTGAGACCAGAGAATGTGTGCATGAGCATTTTCTTCATCTGCTACATTAGGTATCTCGTGTTTCTCTTTTGGTCTGAAATATGAGGAGGGAAAAATATTTGGAGCTTCATTTGTTCTCTGTTATTGCAGGGGTGATAAACCTGAGTAGCTATaactggatgcagtggcacatgcctataatcccagcagctcaggaggctgaggcaggaggatcaaaagttcaaagccagacccagaaaCTTACAGAGGCCCTacgcaactgagtgagaccctgtctctaaataaaaaaaaattttaaaaagagttggggatgtggctcactgattaagcacccctgggttcaatccttggcaacaacattaataacaaaaatatgggtaaatgaaacaaaaatccaagagaaagatttttttttttttgccttcaatTTTTCCCATTCCCTCTGCTGACAAACTTATAGGTTTGGATTTAAGAGTGAGGAGTGGTTTTAgagatccatttttaaaaaaataactagataATCAGCATCTTTCTTCTGAGTGTTTCTGACTTCTCTTCTGTTTGTCATTAGGCTGGTAACTCAAAGATCAGTGTGTCTCACCTTGCTGCCCAAGACAATTTGTGGAAATTCTCTTCCCTTAAAGTCCATCAGccagcatggtgacacatgcctgtaattccagcagtttgggaggttgaggcagaaggatcatgagttcaaagccagcctcagcaaaagcaaggcactaagcaactcaatgagaccctgtctctaaataaaatacaaaatagggctggggatgtgactcagtggccgagtgcccctgaatcCAATCCTGGTACTCCCCatgccctaaaaaataaaaaagccaatcAAAATTGCTTTCTACATTTGGTTCTAGCAAGGACCTTCTGGTATGGAAGAGCATAATTCCCCTAAAAGGACTGACTGGAATTCTTAATGGGCAATTCCTTAGATGGGgctatttctccaaagaatagATTCATCATTTGTtgtcatcaaaaatatttttaaaagatatttattttttagttgtagttgaatacaacatcattaattaattaattaatttttatgtggtgctgaggattgaacccagggcctctcctgtgctaggtgagcgctctatcgctgagccacaacaccagcccccccAAAGTTATGTACTGAGACTCTATTATGAGTTTTTCTCCATGCTGGATATTGCTTAAAAAGAGAGTTACCTTTAACAATCAGGTGAAAGTCCAAGGTCTCCATTTTCAGAGGTGAATTTGCAATACAGCTGTAGGTTCCATTGTCAGATTTCTTGACTTTGCTGATGGACAGCTGAAGAGACTCGCTTGTCTGTTGGATTTGGTGGTGGTTTTTCTCTAAAGTCAGGATGTTATTGTTTTTGTACCACATCATTTGAGCCTGGGGGTTGGATTTCACATTGCAAACCAAGTTCACATTGCTGTCTTCTTCAACTGTTTGGAAGTCATTTCCACTTAGGAGAGGAGGAACTGGAAGATTCAAGCATTTAAGTTTAATTAGAAACATAAGCCGTAGTTTACCCATGTTCAAGGTCTTCCTTCAGCCTTTCTCTTGTAGTCATTCAGAAATGTATTGAGTTCCTACTTTGTGCTCAGCATGGGCTAGGAAATAAAGATACAGTGATAAACAACACACTTAAGTTCTAAACCTCCTAGAACATTTAGTGTGGAGAAGACAAATGATGAAACAGTATGCAATTATAAACATAGTGTATATGCTAATGAGTCTGTCCTGACTGGACAATTTGTAATAACTTAAGACTATAAGCCTTGGGTCTGTGCTTTCTGAGGGTAAATATAATAAACTAGGCTGTGCTAGTATTGGATGAAACAGTGTGATACTAAGAAGACAGGCATTAGTGTTTGTTAGTCCTAATTCCATCTACACCACTTACTTGTGACTTTGAGATAGTTATTCAACTATTaaggtctcagtttcctcatctaaaaaaaaTGGGATGATAATACCTAGCTCATAAGTTGCTGTGAAGGTTGAACGAGATAATCCCTGTGAAGAATTTACTGTAGTgctagctattattattattgtggtgATGGTATTTCTGAAGGCAGTATTCACACCctcttatttttgcattttatctaGCTACATTTTTCCTGGCCAAATAGATAGttattgtaccagggattgaactcaaggacacttaaccatttaactcagccctttttattttttattttgagacagggacttgctaagctGTTTGGggcctcactatattgctgagactgcctttgaacttgcaatcctcctgcctcagcctccagagctgctgggattataagcatgcaccactgcacctggctacggCCACATATTTTCCAATGCATATTTGCATTTCTTCAATGATCCTCTAGAAATAATGCCCTCCACCCAGAAGATATTCTGGTCCCAGCAGTTCTGGCATCAATGGAAGGTTAGTGAGTCCCTCTCATCCCTCTGTGTAGGTTACTCCTTACTCCTTCCATAAGAACAGTTGTAGACCCATAGATAGTCCAACACATTTACTATATCTTTAACAAATAATTCCAATCCTCACCCTCCACCAAAGTTTTCCAACATCCAGGGGGAGAAACAGCTGAGCTAACATTCCCCTCTTTTCTTTAACTTtccccaactacaactaaaaaataaataactagaacAGTCCCTTGCATTTTCTGGCAAAGGtgcaaaagattaataaaatggtTAAAGAGTGGGCAGTAGGAAGGAGGTAGAcatggagaagaaaaaaggagcTTGTATAATCTGCACACTGAATAATTAGACCCTGAGTAGGCTGCACTATTAATAACTTTCTCAGAAGAATGACATTTTGTTGCTCTTTGGAATGAGCTTGAGTTCTATATCCATATCCAACAAGAATGTTATATGGTATTCAGATATGTAGGAAGCTGCTGGAATAGTGAACACAACTACCAAATAGGACAGTTTCATTTGTGGACAGATCCCAttagttatttcttttaatttagctATTTAAGCCCAATGTTTAAGCATATCATCTATGCAGAAAtgctccctttaaaaaaaatcagtgcattTCAAATAAATCTAAAATCCTCTTTGACTCTGGTCTGGTCCCTTTCTGACTCCCCAGAGATATCCACTGCTATGAATTTGGGATAAATCTttccagatctttttttaaaaagtaattttctacACATATAATgtccacataggagaaaaaaatgtatttttaggaGCATGGGAAACATTTACATAAAAGACTTAATTCTCTTATTAACTTGCATGTTTTTGAGATATACTCACAatgaatcacacacacaaaaaaaaacctagcTCACTGCTTTTAGAGTGCTGTAGTATAAAACatgactattttattttactgtgacGGGCATTAgatggtttaatttaaaaatggtaaataataCTACAATAAAAGTATCCTTACACATGTCTTTGTATGCACAAGTACATGCTTTTATCCACAGTTAATGTCTAAAAGGAGAAATGTCATATCACAGGGTAGGcatactttaaattttgataGATATTGCAAAAGAGAGATTATCAATTTATACTTTGTGCAACAGCAAATTAAAGAAACTGTTTTTCTATACTCTTCTCCAAATAGCATATTATCCAGGCTCCAatcaattgtttgttttttttgttgttgttgttgttgctgttgtttgtttgtttgttttacttttggtgctggagattgaacccaggacctcaaacatGCTGAGCACGTGCTGTACCACTGTGCTACACTCCAGCCCCTACTTAGTTCTTGCTCGGCTATTTACAACACTAATAATACTTCCTTTAGAGAGTACATAATATTCTTGTCACATTTATAAACTCATTTTGGTTTATTGGTTGATGAGTCTGTGTCAATTATTATCACTATGAATCATTGACCAGTTGGTTACATATATATGTAGCAACAATGATATTTAAAGGTTGttataaagatgattttaaaagcaatttgaggctggaaaaggaaaacaatttctTGAAGCCACCAAATCGTATTATTGACATTGTTGCCATGTCTCCCTTAAGAAGATACCATGCGGAAAGCAGTAAATTAGGAGGTTGGGGATTCATATTCTGTTCTCAGCGCCCACTGTGATTTGGGGCCCCAATCTGggcttcaattttctcatctgtcatTTCATAAAGCTGAATTACAAAACCACCAATATCCTCTGATAGCCTTGGCTTCTTTAtcaaagtagccaagacatagcTTGCTAAAAGTTACATTTTACTAGTGTGAGTAAGGCCATGAATTTGATCCCctgaaccaccaccaccaaaaaaaaaaaaaaaaaaaaaaagaaaagaaaagaaaaaaaaatacatcttatCAATTCtttgcaaataaaaaacaaagcttGGGAACCCACAAATGATTCACTCAGGAAACTCAAAGTGCAGGATGTCAGAATTTTCTAGAGCTAAATTACTCAGCATTTTCTCCACTCATGTATTTGGGATTACAGAAAAGTTGGTTGAGCTCATTGGATCAAGTAAGTTTGACTTTTATTACTATGTTGCAAATTGAGAGCTCCTTCTACCAAACCTTACCACACCCCACCTCACACCATTGTCCTACTCTACATGGTGCTTCACAATCTCAACCACACCTCCCCTGGTAGAACCAGCTTTCCACTGATACAAACCATACAAGTGCCTATTTAGTATCATTGGATTGTTCCCCTAAACTTTGTATTTAGTTCCAACAATGGGATATTAAGTCTTTGAAGAGCTtcatattttctggttttgttttgcagtgctggggatggaacactgccactgagctgcatccccaacccagTACTTTTTGGATTTTAAAGAGATATTAAATGATCCCCAGGAAAGGTATTTCTAAACACAACACAAAAGCTAAATACCGACAaagagggagctggggttgtggctcagcggtagagtgcttgcctagcacattcgaggccctgggttcaatcctcagcaccacacaaaaataaataaataaacatattgtgtccaactaaaaataaatattaaaaaaacaacaaaaaaggattggtaattttaaatatataaatgtgaaaatgttcaatatgacaaaaaaaaagctatgaaatatattaaaaataggtAGCAGCCAAACATAGTATTACATGCCcgtaatcctagtgatttgggaggctgggtcaggagaatctcaagttttgaggccaacctcagcaacttagtaagaccctgtctaaaataaaaaataacaaaatgactggtgatggctggggatgtggctcaagcggtagcacactcgcctggcatgcgtgcggcccgggttcgatcctcagcaccacataccaacaaagatgttgtgtccgtcgagaactaaaaaataaatattaaaaaaaaaaaaatgactggcgATATATATCACTGATAGAGCAcccttggcttcaatccccagtatcaaataaataaataggagcaATACTTACCATCCTAATTGGCAAAagttttatgttataaaaattaataacaaaaaaattaatgatggggctgtggttgtagctcagtgcctagcatgtgtggggcactgggtttgatcctcagcaccacatagaaaattaactaaataaataaaataaaggtattgtgttcatttacaactaaaaaaaaaaagaatgaaagagaaagaatgcaAATATTCCAATAGAAAAATGGTTAAAGGATATCAGCAGgcatttcacagaaaagaaacacTAATAACTAATACATTCttaactgaaaaaattaaaagaatatttcaaaggAGACCAGCAGAGACTCGGTGCTGGTGAAGGTGTGGGGAAGTAGGCACTCTCGTGCCTTGTTGTGGGGGCATAAATTGGACCATTTGGCAAAATCAAGACCTCGATTTCAACTACCATTTAATGTAGTGCAGTCACATGATTGATTCTTTTCCCTTCACTCACAAGTAACATTCAGTACCACTGAGACAGACACCGTCTGATCCCTCTGCAGCTTGCAGGTAAAATTGACTCCATGGTCATTTTCACTGATGGAGGAGACACAGACAGAACTGGAGTTGATATTGTTTCCAGGTTTCAAGTCCACTCTCCCATCTTCTCTATACCAGAGAAGTTCTTCGTCTCTTGTGTGGTTTTGAACAACACACTCCAGAGATGCTTGGAAGCCACGTTGAGTATCCAGAACATAGTTTTCCGTTTTACCATTCACAGTTAAAACGGAACTACCTGGGAGTATAGGAAGATACATATTAAGGTATGCCGAGTGAACAACCTAGAATATTCATCAATAGGggattggttaaataaattaagttACATCAGTGCAACAAAATGTCCTCTCAACCATTAAAAATAGTCCTATTGATCTATGTGACTTTACAAGGAATAGATTCATAATGtattattcattaaaaagaaaatgattaaaaatggtgattgggctgggggtatagctcagttggtagagtgcttgccttgcatgcataaggccctgggttcaatccccagcatcacaaaaaacaacaacaaaaaatggtgGTCATCAAACTTTGCTGCACTTTGAAATCACCTTCAgctctatatgtgtgtgtgtgtgtgtgtgtgtgtgtgtgtgtgtgtgtgtgtgtgtgtgttacttggaatccagggcctcaacaTGCTAAGcaaagcaccctaccactgagctatattcccagcccctttaatttttttttttttttttttactttgagacaaggtcttgctaagttgcccaaactggccttgaacttgtgatcctcttgcgattacaggcatgcatcaccatgcctagcTCACCTGGAGATTTTTTATAAAGTCTTGATGCCAGACTTTCATCACCAGACAGCCAACCGATTGACATGAGTACAGGCTGGGCAatggacttttaatttttattttttacttaattttttactttttaaaaataaatatttttccagatttttaaatttgtgcatACTAATTATACCTAATAGTAGGATTCActgttacatattttaaaaatgcacacaatataacaatattaatttgttcaattttattcCCCAGGCATTGGGCTTTTTTAAAGCCCTTCACTCCAGGTAATTCTAATGTGCAGTGACATTTAAGAACTACTGAATTAAAAACCAGAATATACAGAATAATCCCCAAATgatcctatatacatatatatgtatatataaataaatatatacccattgtgtgtgtatatagatacatatatgtaATCTATATATTTATGGGGAAAAGCTTGAGAAGAAATCTTACATATATTGACCAGGATTtttaaagtagagaaaaaaaaatcagagaagtaCTTATCAGACTTAATTCGTTTAATTCAGGGGCTAGCAGTAGGAAAGTAAGGGAGTGGAAAtagggaaataaaaaggaaaaagcactATAGCAAAGTGGAAAATTATTTAAGGCATAACATTAGGTGAAAAGGCAGAATATGCATTAAATCTCTGATAATTACCACAAGTGTATCAAAATTGAATATGCATAGTAGCAGAAAAtggcttgaaactgcttttctgatCACATAATGAGATTATAGACAAATTTGTTCTTGCATTTCTGATGTTTTGACACTGTTTTGGCagtgagtaaaataaaaagatgtttaaataGTAATTATTTGAGGTATAGACAAGTTTTTTTCTGGGGTGAGTGATCAGGATATATAGCACTTGTTTTTCCCCTCCAGCTCTAATTTTTAGAAATCCCTTCATTATGTGGCAATAATTGTgaatttcagctttgattttccTGGttcagaagaaaataacaaaagttaGAATTTTAACTGCCATAATCCTGCCCCCCCTcataatatatgttaatatattctgcaaatattgtcctttttattttggattgaatccagggcaagcattctaacactgagctaaagccccaaccctaatttgtcttttaaaaagcataagCCTTTGGTAAAAATAATGGGATTGTGGCTTACTATCAAAATGTTGAATGGTTACCTCTGGATAATGGGATTTCagggaatttttactttttttttttttttttttttggcaatgctagggattgaattcatgactttggacatgctaggcaagcactctcccactaaGTTACATTTGAAgcccttctttattcttttatagagtacctaatttatttttaattttttggcatttggaattgaagccagggccatACACATActaagtactctaccattgagcccttTGCCTCATTTCTAGTACCATGATTATgtacttcttttaaaatacagagaTGGAAGAAGCTATTTCCAGTTGGGGGTGGGAGAAAATTGCAGAAAAGACTCTCCTGTATGTTCAAATGAGATTACTGAAATGCATTAAAATGTAGGGACAGTTCAGCCCTGACTCTGGAGAGAATAAGGTACTTCGCCTTGTCTTGTACTATCAAAACCACAAAACCAATatttttccacttaattttttattatgttgtcTGTCATTTGTACTGAGTCATACCAACTGTGTACATTCCAAATTGGAATTCAAGGATGTACTCAATATCCATCCATCAGGtttttaatctgaaattttttctttatcgAAAAAGAAGCCAAAGAGAATATTAACTTACTTGTTATCTCTCgtggcaaaaataaaattgttgtgAGGAGTAATATGTACACTTGCATTAGACTGCTGCTTTTCTGTGCCATCCTTAATGAACTCAGGTCGGATCTGCTATGGGAAAAGAATGCAGTTGGTTCTGTACTTTGGTCTACAATGAGTTTATGAACCTTCTTCCTGTCTACGAGGCATTTAAAATAGAGTCCCAGATGAGTCATCCCAGCTATAACGGTactacttttagtttttaattaaacAACTCTGTTCTGATTAAGTTCAAAGTACTTTtagtattaagaaaaaatttttttcaggcaACAAAAGGAAAACCACAAGGAAATAGGCCATAAGATATGGGGCAGCCCTgggggaaaataaaaaccaatctTCCCTAGAGAAATTGACAGAACAACATTttaacagaaagagaaatgaaatttccTTCATTCTCAGATGGGCCTTACTAAACAAAGTAACTTGTTTTGAAAGACTTTCTTGATTATCTTTGATCATTTTGTTCTCTGGACAAAAggagttttgttctgtttcttcggtactgaggattgaacctagagcacttaaccattgagccacatccccagccctttgtattttgtatttttatttatttatttatttagtactggggattgaatc
This window of the Ictidomys tridecemlineatus isolate mIctTri1 chromosome 3, mIctTri1.hap1, whole genome shotgun sequence genome carries:
- the Tmigd1 gene encoding transmembrane and immunoglobulin domain-containing protein 1, yielding MAQKSSSLMQVYILLLTTILFLPREITSSSVLTVNGKTENYVLDTQRGFQASLECVVQNHTRDEELLWYREDGRVDLKPGNNINSSSVCVSSISENDHGVNFTCKLQRDQTVSVSVVLNVTFPPLLSGNDFQTVEEDSNVNLVCNVKSNPQAQMMWYKNNNILTLEKNHHQIQQTSESLQLSISKVKKSDNGTYSCIANSPLKMETLDFHLIVKDKAVVVPIEPIIAACVVIFLTLCFGLLARRQRIMKLCIKEKDPHTETAL